In the Solibacillus sp. FSL K6-1523 genome, one interval contains:
- the cbpB gene encoding cyclic-di-AMP-binding protein CbpB, whose product MISVNNRALLDMPISEFIISSEKVAHVQSGNSAEHALLVLTKTGYSSIPVLDMKYRLQGLLSTKMITEAILGLERIEYEKLSDIRVEEVMDPAVVYLKLSDTFQRALDLVINHAFLCVVDEDGTFVGIMTRRIILKQLKKYIYQHNA is encoded by the coding sequence ATGATTTCAGTTAACAACAGAGCTTTATTAGATATGCCCATAAGTGAATTTATTATTTCGTCTGAAAAAGTAGCACATGTACAAAGTGGAAATAGTGCAGAACATGCTTTACTTGTACTAACGAAAACAGGTTATTCTTCCATTCCTGTTTTGGATATGAAGTATCGATTACAAGGTTTATTAAGCACAAAAATGATAACAGAAGCCATTTTAGGTTTAGAACGAATTGAATATGAAAAATTATCGGATATTCGAGTGGAAGAGGTTATGGATCCAGCTGTTGTGTATTTAAAGCTGTCAGATACATTTCAGCGGGCACTTGATTTAGTCATTAACCATGCCTTCTTATGTGTTGTGGATGAGGATGGCACATTTGTTGGGATTATGACGCGACGAATTATTTTGAAGCAATTAAAAAAATACATTTATCAGCATAATGCATAG